The sequence GATCCTGGTCGCCGACGAACAGCAGCTGCGCCCCTTTGCCGACCGCTTTCAAAAGCTGATGGGCCAGCCACGTATCGAGCATGGAGGCTTCGTCGATAATGACCAGACCTGCCTCGATTTCCCGCTCCGTCTCTTCTTCCTTCTCCTGTCCTGTGAAACCGAGCAGACGATGGATGGTCATCGCAGGGAGGCCAGTCGATTCGGAAAGACGTTTTGCCGCCCGGCCGGTCGGAGCGGCGAGGACGATCGGGAACGGTTCTTCTTTCTTGGCATATTCCTTCGGATCGAGCGACAGTCCGTGCAGTTCGGCATACACTTCAACCAGACCCCGTACGACTGTCGTCTTGCCGGTTCCCGGCCCGCCGGTCAAGATCATGACAGGTGAGTTGAGCGCCTTCTCGATTGCATCCGCCTGTGTCTCCGCATAACTGACGCCGATACGCTCTTCCGTTTCACCGATCGCTTTGCGTATTTCCGAGGAGGGGAACGCCCCGTCCCTGTCCTGATCCAGCAGCATGGCCATCTTTGCAGCGATGCCAAGTTCCGAAAAATAAAGGGACGGCATGTATAGCCGGCGCTGTTCCGCGCTGAGACGCCCTTCTTCCACAAGCATGATGATCGCTTCGGAAAGGAGCTTAAACGGTATTTCGAAAGGTTGGCTCATCTCGAGCAGTTTTTTCGATTCGGGCATCACTTGTGCGGCATCCAGGTAGACATGGCCCGATGACAGCGTTGCTGTGCTGATCGTATGGAGGACCGCCGCCTGGATTCTGGCCGTATGCGTTCCTGTGATGCCGAGCTGCCTGCCGAGTTCGTCCGCCCTCTGGAACCCGACCCCTTCGACGTCTTCGATCAGACGGTACGGGTTTTCGGTCAGCTTCTCGATCGTATCTTCCTGATACGTCTGATAGATCCGCATCGCAATCTGCGGTCCGAACCCCCACTCGTTCAAACGGACGATGGTACGCTCCAGCCCAAGATTCTCACGAAGGACGGATACGAGCGTCTCTTTCTTTTCTGCATTGAGTCTCGGGATTTCATCGAGCACATCTTCGTTTTCCAGGATTTTGCTGATCGCTTCCTGGCCGAGATGCTCGATGATCGTTTCCGCCGTCTTCCTGCCGATACCGGGGAACAGGTCCCCGGATAAGTAATGGATGAGCCCGGTTTCCGTGCCGGGAAGTTCTTTCCGGAACGTTTTCACCTCGAACTGGAGTCCGTAGGTCGGATGTGTGATCAGCCTGCCTGTGAACCTATAGTCCTCTTCCTCGGAAAGTCGCGGAAAACTTCCCTTCACGACGATTTCCTTCCCTTCAAAAGAGCAGTTCGTCTTTTTCACTTTCAGTTTGGCGATCGTGAACAGACTGTCCGGGTTGTGGAAAATCGTCACAACCGCCCGCCCGATCAGGAAGGGTTCTTCGGTATTCGCTATTTCGGACTGTCCCATCACAATCACCTCATTCCCCGCTGCTGCTGTTCTCTTCCCCCGTCAGGATCATGTCATGGATGTACCTCGCCTGGACATGTTCGGGATCGATGGTGAACGCACGTTCCAGGTGATGCAGCGCCTGCTCCCTGTCATCGGTGGAGACCGCGTACAGGAATCCTAAATTGAATTGTGCATCGGCATTTTCCGGGTTCTCATCGAGAAGCCGTTCGAATTCTTCTTTCGCCAGGTCATAGACACCTTCGTTCGCAAGGAGGATGCCATAGGACAGACGGATTTCCTGATCATCCGGCGCCAGCTCCAGAGCACGCTGCATGTATGGGAGGGCAAGCCGGCCCTTTTCTGCACGCTCCAGACTTTTGCCCAGCATATAATAGGCATCCGCTTCCTGCACACCCGCCTGGACCGCTTTCTCGTACAAAGTCGCCGCTTCGCCGTATCGTTCCTGGTTGAAATACAGATTGGCGAGCCCATAGAAAGCCGTCCCCATTTCCGGATCGAGGGTCAGCGCTTTCTGGAAGAAGGGCTCCGCTTTCTCCGTATCGCCGATGGATGCAAACACGTTCCCGACGTTCACATAGCCGACCGGATCATCCGGTGCTTCCTCAGCCGCCTTGATGAATTCCGCAACTGCCTTTTCAAAATTCCCGGCTTCCAATGCCTGGATCGCTTCTTCGTTATGTCCCATCCGAAATTCCTCCTTAACCGACGTAATCGAGTGTTGTGCCGTTCTTGATGACCGTATCGATCGTCCCGCCACCGAGGCATTCATCCCCATCATAGAACACGACAGCCTGACCCGGGGTGATGGCGCGGACTGGTGAATCGAAGATCACTTCAGCAGCATCTGCAGAGGTCATCTTCACTGTCACTCCGGTATCTGCCTGCCGGTACCTGAATTTTGCTGTACAGCGGAATTGTTCAGGCATCGGCTGTCCCCCCGTAAAACTGACGTCCGCTGCTGTCAGACTGTCCGAATATAATGCGTCATGATGGAATCCCTGTCCGACAAGCAGCGTGTTCGTTTTGAGGTCTTTGCCGATGACGAACCACGGCTCACCCGAACCGCCGATACCGAGGCCGTGCCGCTGACCGATCGTATAATACATGAGGCCGTCATGGCGCCCCATCCTTTCTCCGGACATCGTCTTCATATCACCCGGCTGGGCAGGCAGGTAATTGCCGAGGAATTCCTTGAAATTCCGTTCCCCGATGAAGCAGATGCCTGTCGAATCTTTTTTCTTTGCAGTGGCAAGTCCTGCCTCCTCTGCAATTTCACGGACCCGGCTCTTTTCCAGTTCACCGATCGGAAACATCACTTTGGACAGCTGGCCCTGTGACAGCTGATTCAGGAAATAGGTCTGATCTTTGTTGCTGTCGACGCCGCGCAGCATGGCGACCCCGTCTTCGGTTTCCGCAATCCGCGCATAGTGGCCGGTTGCGAGGAAATCCGCACCGAGACTCATCGCATGCGCCAGGAACGCCTTGAACTTGATTTCCTTATTGCACATGACGTCCGGGTTCGGCGTCCTGCCCGCTTTGTATTCGTCCAGGAAGTACGTGAACACTTTGTCCCAATATTGCTGTTCGAAGTTCACAGCATAATATGGGATGCCGATCTGGTTGCAGACACTGATGACGTCTTCGTAATCTTCCGTCGCCGTGCAGACTCCCGATTCATCCGTGTCATCCCAGTTTTTCATGAAGATGCCGATGACTTCGTATCCTTCCTGCTTCAGCAGGTAGGCGGCGACAGATGAATCGACCCCGCCCGACATCCCGACAACGACGCGCGTATCTTTTTTCGCTTTATCAATTCTCATCTTTTCGTTCATTCCTTTAATGTGTGGTAGTTGCAGTGCGTCCGATGATCCGCGCGGTCCGCTCGGCGGCTTCACGTACGTCCGCTTCCGTTGTGCCGTAACCGAAACTGAAGCGGACGGAACTTCTCAATTCCGGCGAGTCCCCTCCGAACATCGCGACCAGTACATGGGATGGATCCAGTGATCCTGCTGTGCATGCGGATCCGCTAGAGACGGATACGCCGTCCAAGTCCAGGTTGACAAGCAGCGATTCGATGTCCGTCCCCGGGAAATGGAAGTTCGCGATATGCGGCAGCTTCGGGACACCATCAATCACGTTCACCCGGTACTTGACACCTGCTGCATCGAAGACGTCCATCATCGCTGTTTCGAATTCCTTGCAGCGCACCGACTTCTCCAGCTGCTCGGCAGCAGCAAGACGGGCGGCTTCGGAAAATGCGAGGATTGCCGGCACATTTTCGGTACCCGCACGCCGTTTGCGTTCCTGGGAACCGCCGGTCAGCAGCGGTTTCAGGTCGATCCCTCTGCGCTGATACAGGAATCCGATGCCTTTCGGTCCGTTGACTTTATGGGCGGACACTGATAGAAGGTCCACTTGCAGATCCTGCACATCGATCGGCAGCATGCCGTATGCCTGTACAGCATCCGTATGGAATAGCGCCTGGTGACCGTCTAAGAGTCCGCCGATTTCCCGGATCGGCTGGATCGTGCCGACTTCGTTGTTGCCGTACATGACCGAGACAAGGATCGTATCATCACGAAGTGCATCAGCGACCTGTCCGGCGTCAATCCGGCCGTTCCTGTCAGGCTGAAGATAGGTGACTTCAAACCCATGCCGTTCAAGCTCACCGCACGTATTCAGGACTGCGTGGTGTTCGATCGCCGTCGTGATAATATGGCGGCCGAGGTGCGCCCGGCTTCCGGCTGTACCGGCAATCGCATAATTATCCGCTTCCGTACCGCCGGAAGTGAAGACGATCTCACCGGGGGCTGCATGGATCGTTCC comes from Sporosarcina trichiuri and encodes:
- a CDS encoding tetratricopeptide repeat protein; this encodes MGHNEEAIQALEAGNFEKAVAEFIKAAEEAPDDPVGYVNVGNVFASIGDTEKAEPFFQKALTLDPEMGTAFYGLANLYFNQERYGEAATLYEKAVQAGVQEADAYYMLGKSLERAEKGRLALPYMQRALELAPDDQEIRLSYGILLANEGVYDLAKEEFERLLDENPENADAQFNLGFLYAVSTDDREQALHHLERAFTIDPEHVQARYIHDMILTGEENSSSGE
- the mnmA gene encoding tRNA 2-thiouridine(34) synthase MnmA; this encodes MRIDKAKKDTRVVVGMSGGVDSSVAAYLLKQEGYEVIGIFMKNWDDTDESGVCTATEDYEDVISVCNQIGIPYYAVNFEQQYWDKVFTYFLDEYKAGRTPNPDVMCNKEIKFKAFLAHAMSLGADFLATGHYARIAETEDGVAMLRGVDSNKDQTYFLNQLSQGQLSKVMFPIGELEKSRVREIAEEAGLATAKKKDSTGICFIGERNFKEFLGNYLPAQPGDMKTMSGERMGRHDGLMYYTIGQRHGLGIGGSGEPWFVIGKDLKTNTLLVGQGFHHDALYSDSLTAADVSFTGGQPMPEQFRCTAKFRYRQADTGVTVKMTSADAAEVIFDSPVRAITPGQAVVFYDGDECLGGGTIDTVIKNGTTLDYVG
- a CDS encoding cysteine desulfurase family protein; the protein is MKPSIYLDHAATSPIRPEAAAVYMEAMQTLPGNPSSVHSHGREARKRTDDARRILAGTIHAAPGEIVFTSGGTEADNYAIAGTAGSRAHLGRHIITTAIEHHAVLNTCGELERHGFEVTYLQPDRNGRIDAGQVADALRDDTILVSVMYGNNEVGTIQPIREIGGLLDGHQALFHTDAVQAYGMLPIDVQDLQVDLLSVSAHKVNGPKGIGFLYQRRGIDLKPLLTGGSQERKRRAGTENVPAILAFSEAARLAAAEQLEKSVRCKEFETAMMDVFDAAGVKYRVNVIDGVPKLPHIANFHFPGTDIESLLVNLDLDGVSVSSGSACTAGSLDPSHVLVAMFGGDSPELRSSVRFSFGYGTTEADVREAAERTARIIGRTATTTH
- the recD2 gene encoding SF1B family DNA helicase RecD2, with protein sequence MGQSEIANTEEPFLIGRAVVTIFHNPDSLFTIAKLKVKKTNCSFEGKEIVVKGSFPRLSEEEDYRFTGRLITHPTYGLQFEVKTFRKELPGTETGLIHYLSGDLFPGIGRKTAETIIEHLGQEAISKILENEDVLDEIPRLNAEKKETLVSVLRENLGLERTIVRLNEWGFGPQIAMRIYQTYQEDTIEKLTENPYRLIEDVEGVGFQRADELGRQLGITGTHTARIQAAVLHTISTATLSSGHVYLDAAQVMPESKKLLEMSQPFEIPFKLLSEAIIMLVEEGRLSAEQRRLYMPSLYFSELGIAAKMAMLLDQDRDGAFPSSEIRKAIGETEERIGVSYAETQADAIEKALNSPVMILTGGPGTGKTTVVRGLVEVYAELHGLSLDPKEYAKKEEPFPIVLAAPTGRAAKRLSESTGLPAMTIHRLLGFTGQEKEEETEREIEAGLVIIDEASMLDTWLAHQLLKAVGKGAQLLFVGDQDQLPSVGPGQVLRDLLTSGVIPVVELTEIYRQSAGSTIIELAHAIKQSEPLGDITGKTGDRSFIRTDAEQVTAVVSQIVKNAMKKGQAIKDVQVLAPMYKGPAGIDALNRVIQEMVNPPAAGRKEVTFGDVTYRIGDRVLQLVNQPESNVFNGDMGEVTAILKAKETVEKKDLMVVSFDGIEVSYERPDLNQLTLAYCCSIHKSQGSEFPTVIMPVVRSHRKMLRRNLLYTGITRAKNFLILCGSPQEFAEGIARVDERERQTTLKERLNGETPPAQPAEEPQKAGLDMDRAPEQAQPAGDETESTPEVLPEELTAETVLHVDPMIGMQGVSPYDFLETAD